A genomic window from Microbacterium sp. H1-D42 includes:
- a CDS encoding ABC transporter substrate-binding protein: MFATRKTRTALAAGVVLIAGIALTGCGTSNPLEEPTGDTGADRGGNTIVVGSQAYYSNEIIAEIYAQALEDAGFTVERQFNIGQRDAYMPEIESGKITLFPEYTGNLLEYLDKDATATSPEDVYAALQKAMPEGLVALDYAEASDQDTYTVLKSFADENGLTSIADLAGLSTPATIGGAPEFEQRPYGPTGAKDVYGVDLKFSATGPGTLDALLAGEIQIADIYTADPAFKTKDIVALKDPENMILASNVVPIASKDVATEVSDVINAISDELDAEDLVEMNVQSTVDQMSAPEIAKKWLADNDLS; the protein is encoded by the coding sequence ATGTTCGCCACTCGCAAGACCCGCACCGCCCTCGCCGCCGGTGTCGTGCTGATCGCCGGCATCGCACTGACCGGATGCGGTACCAGCAACCCACTCGAGGAGCCCACCGGCGACACCGGCGCCGACCGTGGCGGCAACACGATCGTCGTCGGCTCGCAGGCGTACTACTCCAACGAGATCATCGCCGAGATCTACGCGCAGGCGCTCGAGGACGCCGGCTTCACGGTCGAGCGCCAGTTCAACATCGGTCAGCGCGACGCCTACATGCCTGAGATCGAGTCGGGCAAGATCACGCTGTTCCCCGAGTACACCGGCAACCTGCTGGAGTACCTCGACAAGGACGCCACGGCCACCAGCCCAGAAGACGTCTACGCCGCGCTGCAGAAGGCGATGCCAGAAGGGCTGGTCGCGCTCGACTACGCAGAGGCGAGCGACCAGGACACCTACACGGTGCTGAAGTCCTTCGCGGACGAGAACGGTCTCACCTCGATCGCCGATCTCGCGGGGCTCAGCACGCCAGCCACGATCGGCGGCGCGCCGGAGTTCGAGCAGCGCCCGTACGGACCCACTGGTGCCAAGGACGTCTACGGCGTCGACCTGAAGTTCTCGGCCACCGGCCCCGGCACGCTCGACGCGCTGCTCGCCGGAGAGATCCAGATCGCCGACATCTACACGGCCGACCCGGCGTTCAAGACCAAGGACATCGTGGCGCTGAAGGATCCCGAGAACATGATCCTGGCATCCAACGTCGTGCCGATCGCGTCAAAGGACGTGGCGACCGAGGTCAGTGACGTCATCAACGCCATCAGCGACGAGCTCGATGCCGAGGACCTGGTCGAGATGAACGTGCAGAGCACGGTCGACCAGATGTCGGCTCCCGAGATCGCCAAGAAGTGGCTCGCGGACAACGATCTGAGCTGA
- a CDS encoding ABC transporter permease subunit, giving the protein MNLFADAFAWLFSPERFEGPYALQILLAQHLFYTVVSVAVAAAIAFPVGWLIGHTGKGREIAIAVSGAARAIPSFGLLVLLVLVLGVVRTPLAAVITFVLLAIPSLLAGAYTGLEAIDRRTIDAARAMGMTEWQIFTKVELPLGLPLLVGGLRAGVLQVIATVTIGAYVNLGGLGWPIIQGIPLRRFDQVLGGAILVAVLALIVDLLLALAQRAAVPNGVRVQQPDPSPSPRARRVASAPA; this is encoded by the coding sequence TCTTCGCCGACGCCTTCGCCTGGCTGTTCTCCCCCGAGCGGTTCGAGGGACCGTACGCGCTGCAGATCCTGCTCGCGCAGCACCTCTTCTACACGGTCGTGTCGGTCGCCGTGGCTGCGGCCATCGCCTTCCCCGTCGGCTGGCTGATCGGCCACACCGGCAAGGGCCGCGAGATCGCGATCGCGGTGTCCGGCGCAGCCAGGGCGATCCCCTCGTTCGGCCTGCTCGTGCTGCTGGTGCTCGTGCTTGGCGTCGTGCGCACCCCGCTCGCTGCCGTGATCACCTTCGTGCTGCTCGCCATCCCCTCGCTGCTGGCCGGCGCCTACACCGGACTCGAGGCCATCGACCGCAGGACCATCGACGCCGCCCGTGCGATGGGCATGACCGAATGGCAGATCTTCACGAAGGTCGAACTCCCGCTCGGCCTGCCGCTGCTGGTGGGTGGTCTTCGGGCTGGTGTGCTGCAGGTCATCGCCACCGTGACCATCGGCGCGTACGTCAACCTCGGCGGTCTCGGCTGGCCGATCATCCAGGGGATCCCGCTGCGCCGCTTCGATCAGGTGCTCGGCGGCGCCATCCTCGTGGCCGTGCTCGCCCTCATCGTCGACCTGCTGCTCGCTCTTGCCCAGCGCGCCGCGGTGCCGAACGGGGTGCGGGTACAGCAGCCCGATCCCTCGCCCTCCCCTCGCGCTCGCCGCGTGGCATCGGCTCCCGCCTGA